The Castanea sativa cultivar Marrone di Chiusa Pesio chromosome 11, ASM4071231v1 genome contains a region encoding:
- the LOC142616841 gene encoding uncharacterized protein LOC142616841, with protein MCRSFPTTLKGAGREWFTRLPTSSIDNFKQLSSAFLRHFVGGQRPKRPADQLLTIKQGERETLRSYVKRFTRETLEVDDADDKVQLTTFKAGLKSREFVISLAKNPPRTMAEMLLKAQKYMNAEDALAAIVDEERTKKEGRKEDERRGQKREHPSRRGSDIDKRRDEKAPRLSDSKLAIGQIREEYEAKEERMQKYLKLTKHLARGFDKLDFVRIPRNQNMAADEVAKMASSEEEPTNSELLMEIQKHPSIEEVPIFSIQSVGGWMAPIVSYLQGGHLPRDSMEARKIKARAARFTILNDTLYKRGFSLPYLKCIDEEEAKYVDATKLVKRYDKCQRFRNVKRLPAEKMTTITSPWPFAQWGIDIVGPLPQGRGQVRFLLVAIDYFTKWVKAEAIGTITEARIHSFVWRNIICRFGIPRTIISDNGRQFDSQGFRDFCSGLGIRNKFSSPGHPQANGQTEVTNRTLLKIIKARLDEAKGAWPEELPNVLWAYRTTVRTLTGETPFRLTYGTEAVIPVEVGMASTRREVFREENNDDQLRINLDCLDEVRDKASNMTMKYQQKMTGYYNKRVKLRRLEIGDLVLRKVTTVTKNSAHGKLSPTWEGPYRVVHYSRQGSYHLETLDGQKLLRPWNIEHLKK; from the exons atgtgtcgttccttccctacTACGTTGAAGGGAGCTGGAAGAGAGtggttcacgagattgcccACCTCGTCCATCGACAATTTCAAGCAGTTAAGTAGTGCCTTCCTGCGCCATTTTGTTGGGGGGCAACGTCCCAAAAGACCAGCGGATCagctactcactattaagcaaggagagagggagaccttACGGTCGTACGTGaaacgcttcactcgagagACCCTAGAGGTGGACGATGCGGACGACAAGGTCCAGCTGACAACATTTAAAGCAGGGCTTAAGTCTAGAGAATTCGTCATCTCACTGGCAAAAAATCCGCCCCGGACAATGGCGGAGATGCTACTGAAAGCCCAAAAGTatatgaatgctgaggacgcatTGGCAGCCATCGTAGACGAGGAAAGGAcaaagaaggaaggaaggaaggaagacgaacgcAGAGGACAAAAGAGGGAACACCCAAGCCGACGAGGAAGTGACATTGACAAACGAAGGGACGAGAAAGCTCCACGACTG AGCGACTCCAAGCTGGCAATAGGGcagatcagggaagagtatgaggcaAAAGAGGAGAGAATGCAGAAATACCTCAAGCTGACTAAACATTTAGCCCGTGGGTTCGATAAGTTGGACTTCGTTCGGATCCCGAGAAACCAGAATATGGCGGCAGATGAGGTTGCCAAAATGGCCTCGTCCGAAGAAGAACCAACGAACAGTGAACTTCTCATGGAGATTCAAAAACACCCTAGCATCGAAGAAGTCCCAATATTCTCCATTCAGAGCGTAGGTGGTTGGATGGCACCGATCGTCTCATACCTTCAAGGCGGGCATCTCCCTCGTGATTCAATGGAAGCTAGGAAGATTAAAGCAAGAGCGGCCAGATTTACGattttgaatgataccttatacaaaagaggcttcTCCCTGCCCTATTTGAAGTGTatcgacgaggaagaagccaagtac GTAGACGCTACGAAGCTCGTCAAGAGGTACGATAAGTGCCAAAGGTTCAGGAATGTCAAGAGGCTGCCAGCAGAAAAGATGACGACGATTACCtccccgtggccattcgcacaatgggggattgATATCGTCGGCCCATTACCCCAAGGAAGAGGGCAGGTAAGGTTCCTGCTCGTcgctatcgactacttcacaaaatgggtcAAAGCAGAAGCGATAGGGACGATCACAGAGGCGAGAATCCATAGCTTCGTGTggagaaatataatttgcaggttcgggattccaAGAACGATTATTTCGGATAATGGTCGACAGTTCGACAGCCAGggatttagagacttttgctcaGGACTAGGTATTAGGAACAAGTTCTCGTCACCTGGACACCCACAGGCAAACGGGCAAACGGAAGTAACTAATCGAACActgctcaaaatcatcaaagcCCGGCTAGACGAGGCAAAGGGCGCATGGCccgaagaattgcccaatgttttgtgggcctacagaacaACAGTAAGAACCCTAACGGGAGAGACGCCTTTCAGGCTTACTTATGGCACTGAGGCGGTAATCCCAGTCGAGGTAGGTATGGCCAGCACCAGGCGAGAAGTATTCCGCGAGGAGAACAACGACGACCAACTTCGAATCAATTTGGACTGCTTAGACGAAGTAAGAGACAAGGCCTCGAACATGACGATGAAGTACCAACAGAAGATGACTGGATACTATAACAAAAGGGTCAAGCTCAGAAGACTAGAAATTGGAGACCTCGTCCTACGCAAGGTGACTACTGTAACTAAAAACTCCGCCCACGGGAAGCTCAGTCCCACATGGGAGGGACCCTACAGAGTCGTGCACTACTCTCGGCAAGGCAGCTATCATTTGGAGACCCTAGACGGGCAGAAACTCCTGCGACCCTGGAACATTGAACACTTGAAGAAGTAG